One genomic window of Eptesicus fuscus isolate TK198812 chromosome 6, DD_ASM_mEF_20220401, whole genome shotgun sequence includes the following:
- the LOC129149282 gene encoding olfactory receptor-like protein OLF4 produces the protein MEQGNGTEVSEFLLLGLSQALELQPLIFGLFLSMYLITVFGNLLIILAISSDSHLHTPMYFFLSNLSLVDICFSSTTVPKMLWNIQTQSKAITYEGCITQIYFYILFAVLDNFILTVMAYDRYVAICHPLHYLVIMNRQLCGLLILVCWILSALHSLLHNLMVLRLCFCSDLEIHHFFCELNRVLQLACSDTFLNNVMIYFLTLLLGFGPLAGIFYSYSRIVSSIRAISSAQGKYKAFSTCASHLSVVSLFYCTCLGVYLSSASSQSSYSSATASVMYTVVTPMLNPFIYSLKNNDIKRALERFFGR, from the coding sequence ATGGAACAAGGCAATGGTACAGAAGtttcagaatttcttcttctgggACTTTCACAGGCACTGGAACTGCAGCCACTCATATTTGGActtttcctctccatgtaccTGATCACTGTGTTtggaaacctgctcatcatcctggccatcagctcagactcccacctccacacacctatGTACTTCTTTCTCTCCAACTTGTCCTTGGTAGACATCTGTTTCTCCTCCACCACTGTCCCAAAGATGCTATGGAacatccagacacagagcaaagcCATCACCTATGAAGGCTGCATCactcagatatatttttatatcctctTTGCAGTGTTGGACAACTTTATCCTGACCGTGATGGCCTATGACAGGtatgtggccatctgccaccccctGCACTACTTGGTGATCATGAACCGCCAGCTCTGTGGACTGCTAATTCTGGTGTGCTGGATCTTGAGTGCCCTACATTCCTTGTTACATAACTTAATGGTGTTGCGTCTGTGCTTCTGCTCAGACTTGGAAATCCACCACTTTTTCTGTGAACTCAATCGGGTGCTCCAACTTGCCTGTTCTGACACTTTTCTTAACAAcgttatgatttattttttaactctgtTGCTGGGCTTTGGACCCCTTGCTGGAATCTTTTACTCATACTCTAGGATCGTTTCCTCCATACGTGCAATCTCATCAGCTCAGGGAAAGTATAAAGCATTTTCTACCTGTGCATCTCACCTCTCAGTTGTCTCCTTATTTTATTGTACTTGCCTAGGAGTGTACCTCAGCTCTGCTTCTTCCCAGAGCTCATACTCAAGTGCAACAGCCTCGGTGATGTACACCGTGGTcacacccatgctgaaccccttcatctacagtctGAAGAACAATGACATAAAGAGGGCCCTAGAAAGATTCTTTGGCAGGTAA